A genomic stretch from Corynebacterium faecale includes:
- the thrE gene encoding threonine/serine exporter ThrE has protein sequence MVSFATRRGRISTVDAAKAAPPPSPLAPIDLTDHSQVAGVMNLAARIGDILLSSGTSNSDTKVQIQAVTAAYGLYYCHVDITLNTITIFTNIGVERKTPVSIFRVVHKLDTNFSKLSEVDRLIRSIQAGATPPEIAEKILDDLEQSPASYGFPTALAGWAAMGGAVAILLGGGWAVALMSFVTSGVIIGVATLLSRVGLPQFFQNVAGGFIATMPAAIAYSLALDYGLEIKPSQIIASGIIVLLAGLTLVQSLQDGITGAPVTASARFFETLLFTGGIVAGVGLGIQLSGAIGVMLPALETATAPNPASIAVRVVAGGVTAAAFAVGCYAEWSSVVIAGVTALVGSTIFYFMMSLGTGGVVAAAGAATAIGFAGGLLARRFLIPPLIVAIAGITPMLPGLSIYRGMYAALSEQTLIGFTNIAVALATASALAAGVVFGEWFARKLRRPPRIRPYRALIKATQFSFQELRDTENSRRTSRNKSPGR, from the coding sequence CTGGTGAGCTTCGCCACGCGTCGGGGACGCATCTCCACCGTGGACGCAGCCAAGGCAGCACCCCCGCCTTCACCACTCGCCCCCATTGACCTCACCGACCACTCGCAAGTGGCCGGTGTGATGAACCTCGCTGCCAGAATCGGGGACATCCTGTTGTCCTCCGGCACATCCAACAGCGATACAAAAGTTCAGATCCAGGCGGTGACCGCCGCCTATGGCCTCTACTACTGCCATGTGGATATCACCCTGAACACCATCACCATCTTCACCAATATCGGTGTGGAGAGAAAAACCCCGGTCAGTATCTTCCGGGTGGTGCACAAGCTGGACACCAACTTCTCCAAACTGTCAGAGGTCGACCGTCTGATCCGGTCGATCCAGGCAGGTGCCACACCGCCTGAGATCGCGGAGAAGATCCTCGATGATCTTGAACAGTCCCCCGCCTCCTATGGTTTCCCCACCGCGCTGGCCGGCTGGGCCGCGATGGGTGGGGCGGTGGCGATTCTGCTCGGTGGTGGTTGGGCCGTGGCCCTGATGTCCTTTGTCACCTCAGGGGTCATCATCGGAGTGGCCACACTGCTGAGCAGGGTTGGTCTGCCCCAGTTCTTCCAGAATGTCGCAGGAGGGTTCATCGCGACCATGCCCGCGGCGATCGCCTACAGTCTCGCCCTGGACTATGGGTTGGAGATCAAACCTTCCCAGATCATCGCTTCCGGCATCATCGTGTTGCTCGCGGGACTGACCCTGGTTCAGTCACTCCAGGATGGCATCACCGGCGCTCCGGTCACCGCCAGCGCCCGGTTCTTTGAAACTCTGTTGTTCACCGGTGGCATCGTCGCAGGCGTGGGTTTGGGCATTCAGTTGTCAGGTGCCATCGGGGTGATGCTGCCCGCACTGGAAACAGCCACGGCACCCAACCCGGCATCCATCGCGGTTCGGGTTGTGGCCGGCGGCGTGACAGCGGCGGCCTTCGCGGTGGGTTGTTATGCGGAATGGTCCTCGGTGGTCATCGCGGGTGTCACCGCACTCGTCGGTTCCACCATCTTCTACTTCATGATGTCTTTGGGTACCGGCGGTGTGGTCGCCGCCGCGGGCGCCGCCACCGCCATCGGTTTCGCCGGTGGTCTGTTGGCACGTCGTTTCCTCATTCCACCCCTCATCGTCGCGATCGCCGGAATCACGCCGATGCTTCCCGGCCTGTCCATCTACCGAGGCATGTATGCAGCTCTCTCGGAGCAGACGCTGATCGGCTTCACCAACATCGCCGTTGCGCTCGCCACCGCCTCAGCACTGGCAGCCGGCGTGGTCTTCGGTGAGTGGTTCGCCCGCAAGCTGCGTCGTCCACCACGGATCAGGCCGTACCGGGCACTGATCAAGGCCACCCAGTTCTCCTTCCAGGAACTGCGGGATACGGAGAATTCCCGCCGGACCTCAAGGAACAAATCCCCAGGACGGTAA
- a CDS encoding MerR family transcriptional regulator, with translation MADYTIGEAAEILHVTTRTLRHWDSIGLLSPTWRTRADHRLYTDDDLETALQILVYREAGVPLKEIVELLAQPATAVERLRRQREILVERIGQLHRMVRAVDEILEEEDMSDQKMTTEEKIKLFGGDWQDEAEQRWGDTPEWEQSQQREAKMTKDDWYEVKEAHDRFVDKLVDAATRGVEPGSEPASLLVAEHLASVDRFYDVSRSKQVLLARMYVSDERFNETYRGQAAYLLSLVEAQAEQEGLDLSEISWA, from the coding sequence ATGGCCGACTACACCATCGGTGAGGCCGCTGAGATCCTTCACGTGACCACCCGAACATTGAGGCACTGGGATTCCATCGGGCTGCTCTCACCCACGTGGCGCACCCGGGCGGATCACCGCCTCTATACCGATGATGACCTGGAGACTGCTCTTCAGATCCTGGTCTACCGGGAGGCAGGTGTGCCGCTGAAGGAGATCGTTGAACTTCTCGCGCAACCGGCCACAGCTGTGGAAAGGCTGCGCCGTCAGCGGGAGATTCTGGTGGAACGTATCGGTCAGCTGCACCGGATGGTCCGGGCAGTGGATGAAATCCTTGAGGAGGAAGACATGTCTGACCAGAAGATGACCACTGAGGAGAAGATCAAGCTCTTCGGCGGCGACTGGCAGGATGAGGCCGAGCAGCGCTGGGGTGACACCCCCGAATGGGAGCAGTCACAGCAGCGCGAGGCGAAGATGACCAAAGACGATTGGTACGAGGTCAAGGAGGCGCATGATCGGTTCGTCGATAAGCTTGTCGACGCCGCAACCCGCGGCGTTGAACCCGGCTCTGAGCCGGCCTCGCTGCTGGTTGCCGAGCACCTGGCCAGTGTGGACCGGTTCTATGATGTATCCCGATCCAAGCAGGTATTACTCGCGCGGATGTATGTCAGCGATGAGCGGTTCAACGAGACCTATCGTGGGCAGGCTGCTTATCTGTTGTCTCTGGTTGAGGCGCAGGCTGAGCAGGAGGGACTGGATCTGTCGGAGATTTCCTGGGCTTAG